One region of Mucilaginibacter gotjawali genomic DNA includes:
- a CDS encoding polysaccharide biosynthesis/export family protein — protein MKFIKQVGLLFLVTIILGSCVSQKNVAYFQTPNPSSDSASFEISNLYAATIQPSDILSIDISSLSQEASLMVNPHLPMQAASVTQQATQYNNPPAAIGYLVDNQGQVTIPLIGKVKVSGLTTFVAADTITRRLDNLLVQPTVNIRILNFKISVLGEVVRPAVYTIPNEKVSIPEAIAMAGDLTIYAKRDNILLVREVNGKRTFNRIDITQRNLFNSPFYYLHPNDILYIEPGKGRITSSDRSIQLAPIIISGLTLIATLLLAALKK, from the coding sequence GTGAAATTCATTAAACAAGTTGGATTACTGTTCCTGGTAACGATTATATTAGGTTCATGCGTAAGCCAAAAAAATGTGGCTTATTTTCAAACACCCAACCCGTCGTCAGACTCGGCCAGCTTTGAGATTTCAAACCTGTACGCAGCCACGATACAGCCATCGGATATTTTAAGTATCGATATAAGCAGCCTAAGCCAGGAGGCGAGCCTGATGGTTAACCCGCATTTACCCATGCAGGCAGCCAGCGTAACGCAGCAAGCCACACAATATAATAACCCTCCGGCTGCTATCGGGTATTTAGTTGATAACCAGGGGCAGGTTACCATTCCTTTGATCGGGAAGGTAAAAGTTAGCGGTTTAACCACATTTGTAGCTGCCGATACGATTACCCGCAGGCTTGATAACCTGCTTGTGCAGCCCACCGTAAATATTCGCATCCTTAATTTCAAGATTTCTGTTTTAGGTGAAGTTGTTCGCCCGGCAGTTTACACCATCCCAAATGAAAAAGTTTCTATTCCGGAAGCTATTGCTATGGCTGGTGATTTAACCATCTATGCAAAAAGAGATAATATTTTATTGGTTCGCGAAGTTAATGGCAAAAGGACCTTTAACCGTATCGACATAACTCAAAGAAACTTGTTTAATTCACCATTTTATTATTTGCACCCAAATGATATTTTATATATCGAGCCCGGAAAAGGCAGGATAACATCGAGTGACCGAAGCATACAGCTGGCTCCAATAATCATCAGCGGGTTAACCCTGATAGCAACACTTTTATTGGCCGCTCTTAAAAAATAA